The following proteins come from a genomic window of Citrobacter europaeus:
- a CDS encoding ABC-F family ATPase translates to MLVSSNVTMQFGSKPLFENISVKFGGGNRYGLIGANGSGKSTFMKILGGDLEPTLGNVSLDPNERIGKLRQDQFAFEEFTVLDTVIMGHGELWEVKQERDRIYALAEMSEEDGYKVADLEVQYGEMDGYSAEARAGELLLGVGIPVEQHYGPMSEVAPGWKLRVLLAQALFSNPDILLLDEPTNNLDIDTIRWLEQTLNERDSTMIIISHDRHFLNMVCTHMADLDYGELRVYPGNYDEYMTAATQARERLLADNAKKKAQIADLQSFVSRFSANASKSRQATSRARQIDKIKLDEVKASSRQNPFIRFEQDKKLFRNALEVEALAKGFDEGPLFKNFNLLLEVGEKVAIIGANGVGKSTMLKTLVGDLQPDNGTVKWSENAQVGYYAQDHEYEFENDLTVFEWMSQWKQEGDDEQVVRSFLGRLLFSQDDIKKPAKVLSGGEKGRMLFGKLMMQKPNILVMDEPTNHLDMESIESLNMALEMYQGTLIFVSHDREFVSSLATRVIEITPERVIDFTGNYEDYLRSKGVE, encoded by the coding sequence GTGTTAGTTTCCAGCAACGTCACCATGCAGTTCGGCAGTAAGCCGCTGTTTGAAAATATTTCCGTCAAATTTGGCGGCGGCAACCGTTACGGCCTGATTGGCGCGAACGGTAGCGGTAAATCTACTTTTATGAAAATTCTCGGCGGCGACCTCGAACCGACGCTGGGCAACGTTTCCCTCGATCCGAACGAGCGCATCGGTAAGCTGCGTCAGGATCAGTTCGCCTTTGAAGAGTTCACCGTTCTTGACACCGTGATCATGGGTCACGGCGAACTGTGGGAAGTGAAGCAGGAGCGCGATCGCATTTACGCCCTGGCTGAGATGAGCGAAGAAGATGGCTACAAAGTTGCTGACCTTGAAGTTCAGTATGGCGAAATGGACGGCTACTCTGCGGAAGCGCGTGCGGGTGAACTGCTGCTGGGCGTCGGTATTCCGGTAGAACAGCATTACGGCCCGATGAGCGAAGTCGCGCCCGGCTGGAAGCTGCGTGTGCTTCTGGCGCAGGCGCTGTTCTCTAACCCGGACATTCTGCTGCTCGACGAACCAACGAACAACCTGGATATCGACACCATCCGCTGGCTGGAGCAGACGCTGAACGAGCGTGACAGCACCATGATCATCATTTCGCACGACCGTCACTTCCTGAACATGGTCTGCACGCACATGGCGGATCTGGACTACGGTGAACTGCGCGTTTATCCGGGGAACTACGACGAATACATGACGGCGGCAACCCAGGCGCGTGAACGTCTGCTGGCTGATAACGCCAAGAAGAAAGCACAGATTGCCGATCTGCAATCCTTCGTCAGCCGCTTTAGCGCCAACGCGTCTAAATCTCGACAGGCGACTTCTCGTGCGCGTCAGATTGATAAGATTAAGCTCGACGAAGTGAAAGCGTCCAGCCGTCAGAACCCGTTCATTCGCTTCGAACAGGATAAGAAACTGTTCCGTAACGCGCTGGAAGTGGAAGCGCTGGCGAAAGGTTTTGATGAAGGCCCGCTGTTTAAAAACTTCAACCTGCTGCTGGAAGTGGGGGAGAAGGTTGCCATCATTGGCGCCAACGGCGTGGGTAAATCCACCATGCTGAAAACGTTAGTTGGCGATTTGCAGCCGGACAACGGTACCGTTAAGTGGTCTGAAAACGCCCAGGTCGGTTACTACGCGCAGGATCATGAATACGAGTTCGAAAACGATCTGACCGTTTTCGAATGGATGAGCCAGTGGAAACAAGAAGGCGATGATGAGCAGGTTGTGCGCAGCTTCCTTGGCCGTCTGCTGTTCAGTCAGGACGATATCAAGAAACCTGCGAAAGTGCTCTCCGGTGGTGAAAAAGGCCGCATGCTGTTCGGTAAACTGATGATGCAGAAACCGAATATCCTGGTCATGGATGAACCAACCAACCACCTGGATATGGAATCTATCGAGTCGCTGAATATGGCGCTGGAAATGTACCAGGGCACGCTGATCTTCGTTTCTCACGACCGTGAGTTTGTCAGCTCGCTGGCCACCCGCGTGATTGAAATTACGCCGGAACGCGTGATCGACTTCACCGGTAACTACGAAGATTATCTGCGTAGTAAAGGCGTCGAATAA
- a CDS encoding DUF1479 domain-containing protein produces MAFTFTSDTLPADHKATIRQMKQQLREQLGDVQLIFNQLSDAIANRVAEINALKAQGSPVWPVVSYADINAGRVSAEQREEIKRRGCAVIKGHFPREQALDWDRSMLDYLDRNHFDDVYKGPGDNFFGTLSASRPEIYPIYWSLAQMQARQSEEMANAQSFLNRLWTFSSAGKQWFNPDVSVIYPDRIRRRPPGTTSKGLGAHTDSGALERWLLPAYQQVFANVFNGKLEDYDPWQAAHRTEVEEYTVDNTTKCSVFRTFQGWTALSDMLPGQGLLHVVPIPEAMAYVLLRPLLDDVPEDELCGVAPGRVLPISTQWHPLLIEALTSIPQLDAGDSVWWHCDVIHSVAPVENQQGWGNVMYIPAAPMCEKNLAYAHKVKAALEKGASPGDFPREDYETNWEGRFTLEDLNIHGKRALGII; encoded by the coding sequence ATGGCTTTTACTTTTACCAGCGACACGTTGCCCGCCGATCACAAAGCGACAATCCGGCAGATGAAACAGCAACTGCGTGAACAGCTTGGAGATGTTCAGTTGATTTTCAATCAGTTGAGCGATGCCATTGCCAATCGCGTGGCGGAAATCAACGCCCTCAAAGCGCAAGGCTCCCCGGTTTGGCCCGTGGTGTCTTATGCAGATATCAACGCGGGTCGCGTAAGTGCAGAGCAGCGTGAAGAAATTAAGCGTCGCGGATGCGCGGTGATTAAAGGCCATTTCCCTCGAGAACAGGCCCTCGATTGGGATCGGTCAATGCTGGACTATCTGGACCGCAACCATTTTGACGATGTCTATAAAGGACCGGGCGATAATTTCTTTGGTACCCTGAGCGCATCGCGGCCTGAAATCTACCCCATCTACTGGTCCCTGGCGCAGATGCAGGCCCGTCAGAGTGAAGAAATGGCCAATGCACAGTCTTTCCTTAATCGTCTTTGGACATTTTCAAGCGCAGGTAAGCAATGGTTTAACCCGGATGTCAGCGTTATCTACCCTGACCGGATACGCCGTCGCCCGCCGGGAACGACGTCCAAAGGGCTGGGTGCGCATACGGATTCCGGCGCGCTGGAGCGTTGGCTTCTTCCGGCGTATCAGCAGGTCTTTGCTAATGTTTTCAATGGTAAGCTGGAAGATTATGATCCATGGCAGGCGGCGCATCGCACCGAGGTAGAAGAGTACACGGTGGATAACACCACCAAATGTTCGGTCTTCCGTACCTTCCAGGGCTGGACTGCACTGTCCGATATGCTGCCGGGTCAGGGATTGCTGCACGTGGTCCCTATTCCTGAAGCGATGGCATATGTGCTGTTACGCCCATTGCTTGATGATGTGCCGGAAGATGAACTTTGCGGCGTCGCGCCCGGCAGAGTCCTGCCGATTTCCACACAATGGCATCCGCTGCTGATTGAGGCATTAACCAGCATTCCGCAACTGGACGCCGGAGACTCCGTCTGGTGGCATTGCGACGTGATTCACTCCGTCGCCCCGGTGGAAAATCAGCAGGGCTGGGGCAACGTGATGTACATTCCTGCCGCACCAATGTGCGAAAAGAATCTGGCTTATGCCCACAAAGTGAAAGCCGCACTGGAAAAAGGCGCGTCGCCGGGTGATTTCCCGCGTGAGGATTATGAAACTAACTGGGAAGGACGCTTCACGCTGGAGGATTTGAATATCCACGGTAAACGCGCGTTGGGGATTATTTAA
- a CDS encoding Cof-type HAD-IIB family hydrolase has product MTIKVIVTDMDGTFLDDAKQYDRARFMAQYQELKKRDIEFVVASGNQYYQLISFFPELKDEISFVAENGALVFEHGKQLFHGELTRHESRIVIGELLKDKHLNFVACGLQSAYVSENAPESFVALMSKHYHRLKPVKDYQDIDDVLFKFSLNLPDQQIPLVIDHLHSALDGIMKPVTSGFGFIDLIIPGLHKANGISRLLKRWNLSPQNVVAIGDSGNDAEMLKMARYSFAMANAAESIKAIARYQTDDNNHQGALNVIQAVLDNTSPFNI; this is encoded by the coding sequence ATGACCATCAAAGTTATCGTCACCGATATGGACGGAACTTTTCTCGACGATGCCAAGCAATACGATCGTGCACGTTTTATGGCGCAGTATCAGGAACTAAAAAAACGAGATATCGAATTTGTCGTGGCCAGCGGCAACCAGTATTACCAGTTGATCTCTTTTTTCCCGGAGCTCAAAGATGAGATTTCTTTTGTCGCCGAGAACGGGGCGTTAGTCTTTGAACATGGCAAACAGCTGTTTCACGGTGAGCTAACCCGCCACGAATCCCGCATTGTTATTGGCGAACTGCTAAAAGATAAGCATCTCAACTTTGTGGCTTGCGGCCTGCAAAGCGCCTACGTTAGCGAAAATGCCCCAGAGTCCTTTGTCGCGTTGATGTCAAAACACTATCATCGCCTGAAACCCGTGAAGGATTATCAGGACATCGACGATGTACTGTTCAAGTTCTCGCTAAATCTACCTGACCAACAGATCCCATTAGTTATCGATCACCTTCATTCAGCCCTTGACGGTATTATGAAGCCCGTTACCAGCGGCTTTGGGTTTATCGACCTGATCATTCCTGGTTTACATAAAGCCAACGGGATCAGCCGTCTGCTAAAGCGCTGGAACCTGTCACCGCAAAACGTGGTCGCGATTGGCGATAGCGGTAATGACGCGGAAATGCTGAAAATGGCACGCTACTCTTTCGCTATGGCCAACGCTGCAGAGAGTATCAAAGCGATTGCTCGCTATCAGACCGACGACAACAACCATCAGGGCGCGCTGAACGTGATTCAGGCGGTGCTGGATAACACTTCGCCTTTTAACATCTAA